The window CACTCGGTTGTTATTTTGCAAGATATTGATTCCTGCTGCTCCGAGTTTTTCTTTAACCAAAACAGATATCTTCTGCGCAGCCAAGATAATATCACTCAATGTCTCTGCGTCTGCCTCTAAAATATTGCGAATATGTTTTTTGGGCATAACAAGACAATGCCCTTGGCTCCAAGGATTGATATCCAAGAAAACATAAACCCCTTCATCTTCATATATTTTATACGAAGGAATTTCTCCTTTTATAATTTTACAAAAAATACAATCTTCCATTTTTAATAATTTTTAATGATTCTTCTCCACCCTCTCTGCATATTCGCCTGTTTGTGTGTTAACCCTAACAATATCCCCTTGCTCAATAAAAAGCGGTGCTTTGATTTCCGCTCCTGTTTCCAAAACCACAACCTTATTACCGCTTTGAGCGCTGTTGCCCTTAATGCTTGGCGGAGCTTCAGTAACCAAAAAATCCATTTTTATAGGTAAATCTATTCCTCTGATTTCATCATCAAAAACCATTGCCCTGACAATGGTTTCTTTCTTAAGAAATTTTTTCTCTTCTCCTAACATTGATTCTTCAAGCATTATTCTCTTGCTTGAATCTTCTGGGTCGCAGAACCAAAACTCATTGCGATGATTATAAGCATATTTGAGTTCGCGCCAA is drawn from Patescibacteria group bacterium and contains these coding sequences:
- a CDS encoding HIT domain-containing protein, with protein sequence MEDCIFCKIIKGEIPSYKIYEDEGVYVFLDINPWSQGHCLVMPKKHIRNILEADAETLSDIILAAQKISVLVKEKLGAAGINILQNNNRV
- a CDS encoding elongation factor P: MLSINDLKIGTIFIFEGKPHQVLEFKHTHMGRGGSSLQSKIKNLINGKVISKVFKPLDSFDEADIDWRELKYAYNHRNEFWFCDPEDSSKRIMLEESMLGEEKKFLKKETIVRAMVFDDEIRGIDLPIKMDFLVTEAPPSIKGNSAQSGNKVVVLETGAEIKAPLFIEQGDIVRVNTQTGEYAERVEKNH